The Mycosarcoma maydis chromosome 17, whole genome shotgun sequence DNA window TGTTGAGTAGAAAGTAAACCCCGCAACGCAATGTCGTGTGCATCTTGGATGCGCACTTGTGCAGATCTCGTTACGCTCGGATAGCATTCTCCGAGCCTTCAACTTGCTGTAAACGCCTTTCAGGCTGcttcggcggcggcgacaAAAAGCCGCCAACAGACCGGCAGATGGGCAGCATCAAGATTGGCCGTTCACACCGTTACCTAGCTGTCCCGAGGATGTATGTACCCCGCATGTATTTCGTTTTCTGCCTTGGTCGGCATCATTCTTGTCGCCTCCATACCCTACCCACCTTGACAACATCCGAACAAAGcgacaacagcagctcgacatggcACAGCAACTCGATGCAAAAGCTCTCATTGTCGATGAGGCATGCGGTCCATTCAAACTTGTAGACCTAAAGCTTGATCTGGGCAACCTCAAGCCGGACGAAGTCATCGTTCGATATCATCACACCGGTGTCTGGTAAGTCACCGTATTTCAAGCCAGCTCTCTATCAGCGGTTCTCATCGTCTGACTCTTGATCCATTGCGATCGGCGCGTGATTTGCAGCCATACAGATATCCACTCTCGATCCCACGCGACGCCTCAACTTTTGCCTGCCATCTATGGACATGAGGGCGCCGGCGTTGTGGAGCATCTTTCACCCTCTTACTCGGGCGCGCTCAAAGTGGGTGATTCGGTCTTGgcaagcttctgcagctGTGGAGGCTGCAACAACTGTCAATCCAGTCGTCCAGCCTACTGCGATATATTCGTTCCGATGAGTGAGTAGCCACTGGCAGCCGCACACACACCCTCGTCGGACAGGTTGTATTGACTTGAGCTTTGCTTGCTGGGGCTTATGTGCGCACAGACTTGGCAGGCTTCACTAAGGACATGCAACAGGCCAGAGTGGCTTACACTGCACAAGATGGCTCAAAGGGCGAGGCACTCATCAAGTACTTTGGTCAAAGCTCCTTTTCGAGTCGAATGATTGTCACCGATCGAAGTGTGAGTACTGTGGCAGTTTCTGGACTTTTCTCATCTGTGCGGCTCGACGCTCacctcgactttgactttTCACATGCAGCTGACTAAGGTGAGCTCGAATGTCCcaaccaagctcgtctGCGCGCTGGCATGCGGCTTTCAGACCGGTTTCGCAACCGTGTTCGAGAAAGCTCCATCTGACCAGCCTCGTTCGTttgagctgttcgagtCCGTTGGCGTGCCTGTTCCTGCCTCGGCCAGGTCCTCGAGCCGATACGAACGCAGCAAGCAGACGCTCCTTGTAACTGGCATGGGCGGTGTTGGTCTGGGTGCCATCTTTGGCGGCAAGACGCTAGGCTTTGGCTCCATCATTGCGTGCGACCTGAACGATAGtcggctcgagcttgcaaAGGAGATTGGCGCCACGCATGCGATCAATGTCAAGGGTCTGGACACTGCTGCTTTTGCAGCCAAGGTCAAGGAGTGCAGTGCTGATTCGCGCGGTGCTTCGCTTGCCATTGAGGCGTCTGGCTCGCCGATCGCGATGCGCAATGTCATCATGGCACTTGCTGTGGGTGGCCGGTCAGTAGTAGTGGGCGCACCTCCGCCCGAAGCGCCGCTGCCCGTTCCCCACGCGCACATTCTGGTAAGTTGCCACCGCAGCATACAGAGCGGTCCAACAGCTCTATACTAACATCGGATTCGTATATGCATGCGCTTGACAGGCTCAAGCGAGCTCGGTGGAAGGTCTGCTGATGGGTAAGTGCCAGGATGAGGTTTCCATGGCGTTGGTCCTAGTTTTTGAGCTCGGCTGACGTTGGCCATTGTGGAATACGTCTCCTTGTTCAAACAGGCAACTCGATGCCTCAGGTGACGCTTCCTTTCTTGGTGAGCAAACTCGAGGCCGGTGAACTCGCCTTCTTGCAAAAGATGGTCGCTGTCTACAAGCCCGATGAGATGAACCAGGCTGTGGCGGATCAGGAGAGCGGCAAAGTCATCAAGCCTGTCATCGAGTGGATCTAGGCACTATCAAGCTCAGCCGAACCTTAGAGCATctgaaatcacgaatcgcaaagAAACCGTGAATGGTTATAAGTTAATGTCATGGAATGACGTTCTAGTGATACAAGATTTGCGCACCTCGGGTGATTGAATGGGCGATTAAGCGACGATTGCCGAGCTCTGGCCGATACGCTCAGCGAGCACAGCGCCGCTAGGACCGGCATAGCTTTGCTTGCCCCAAGTGATGTAGCCGACTGAggacagcagcacaacGCCGGCGAGGATCACACTGGACCAATTCATCGTAGCTGCTGTAGGAGGGTAGACGGATGGGAAACAGAACAAGATACCAAAAACGAGCATGTAGATCAGCGCGATTGAGTTGACTGTCCAGCCAAGCGTCGAGGCAAGGTGGTACGGCCCTCTCTTTTCGATGTGGCGCTTGTTGAACATGAATCCTCCAATCACCATGGCGTAGCAGGCAAAAAAGAGGATGGTGAGCGCAGACAGGAACGAGTTGAATGCCGTGATGCTGCCCAAGTAGATCAcgccgatgcagctcgagacaAAAGTGCATAGAATGAGCGACTGCACAGGTACATGCAGGCTGGACGACATCTTGGAAAACGTCTTGGGCAACAGAAGACCGCCATCTCGTGCAAACGCCCAGGCGACTCGACTGGCAACAGTGACCGAGGTCACAGCACCGTACATGGAAAGGATGATCatgaagagcgagagaacCACGGTTGCGCCATTGGATCGAGTCGCGTTCCTGATGATTTGAATATAAGGTACACCAGTCGCACTGCCAAGCACTCCGTCGATGTCTACGATCGAAAACATAAAGCAGAGTGTGACAAACAAGCCGGTCACGGTACCGATCAGAACCGAGTAGACCATCGCCTTGGGCACGTTTTTCTCTGGCTCGATTGTTTCTTCGGAGAGATGGCTGGGCGAGTCGATCAGAATGAAAGCCCCCGAGGTAGCAATCTGACCGAGACACCAGACCAGACCATTCGAGCTCCATCCGGTGGTGTTGATGATGTCGACAAACACAAATTTGGCCGATTGATGCGTGGGTGCGCTGGCAGCCACCGTGATGCTCAGGACAAAGCAGCCGAGGAAGAAAGTATAGAGgccgatcttgtcgagcgccgGCATGATCTTGACCGCAAAGACGTTGATAAGGAGACCAACGATGAGCACGAATTGCAAAACGAGCCAAGTATGCCACTGCTTGATGACGTAGTCAGGGTGGTATAGGACGGCAAGAGCGAGCACTTGCTGGGCGACCAGAGAGGCCCACGTGGTCGCAGTAACGATCCAGGCAAACGTGTTGAGCCAGGCAGTGGTCCAAGCGATAAACTTGCGACTTGACTTGGACGAGCCTTCGTAAGCCCAGTCGAGAACGCCGCCGGAGGTGGGATAGGCAGACGCAAGTTCCGCTAGCGAGACTGCGATGCAGAGAATGCAGAATGCGCACAGAAATGTTCCCCAAAACAGACCAGGCGGTCCGCCAACACCCAGCACGGTGGTCATGGTAACGATCTGGCCCGCCCAGTATCCAGCACCGAGAAGACCGACGCCAAGAAGCGGCAACAGACCAAATTGTCGAATAAGCGTCTCTGAGTGAGCTTTGTTAACGTGACCATCGTAGCTCACGACTTCGGTCGAGTGTTTTGGCTCGGGGGGCTTGTTGACCGAGATGTCCGACATGTTCGCCGATGGAGTTCGGTTGACAGAGGGGGTACAGAAAAAGTAAAAATGCTCGTGATGGAAGGCGAAGTGTCGGACGTCGTGTTGGCTAGCCGTAGTGGAGAAGGAGCTATGGAAGAGGGAGCAGACGCGGAGAGGTGTTGTCTATATAGTTGCACCGTTGCAAGATGGCTTGAGCCCAGCACCACACACTAGAGGGACGAAAGAGGCGTAAGATAAAGTGGTGAAGCAGTACAAAAGGCATTAGCCATGGATGTCGGGCTAGAGTCTGCTTCAGGAGGAACGATATCGGTACGAGAACTGCAGGGGATTCGAGCGTTCATGCAACAGAGCTGATCTGCGCTGTGGAGAGACATATCTATCTGGCTGTACAGATACAGTTACGTGTGGCAATGCATTTAGAGCGGGGTTTGAACCACCCACGATTCCTCACGATCTGTTGTTCGTCTTTGTTGCGATAAACGATAACTTGGTCGTAGGGCTTGCCGAAGAGGAGACACCTATATCAACGCAGCCGAGGCAAGACTAGTTTCCGACTTGACTCTGGGGCAGATAGCATGGCGCGCTCAAGGACATGGGATTGGCCCAGCTAGGCCATCTATGCATGAGAAACAACCATCTACCGAGACGGGCCAAAAGGTCATGCTCGTGCACGGTAACCACATGTCGGTATTGGCCACTTtgacaaacacgaatcaagCCAACAATACACACACGCTGCAAGACGGCAACAGTTGACAAGCGGATAGACACTGTAGGTGGACGAGCTACGATGCTACATCGGCTCAGCAAGCCAAACCTCACGCAACCGCAGCGTCACGACTGCCGGCGGagcaacattcgtgattcgtgattaccGCTCTTGCCGCACTTGGCGCGCGAATTGAATGCTGAAATGtgaaatgtgaatcgtaaatcagaatcagaatcacgaatggccTAGGCTCAGAGAccctcgtgactggtgactGGTGACTCACGCGTCCAGCGTATCTATAATATCAGCATAACACTAGCTCACCCAAGTTCAAGTTCAAAGCTGtctaatcacgaatcgtgaatttggGATGTCCTCTCAGTTAAGACGCGTTTGCCGcgctactcgtgactttaTCGCTATCTTTTTCGTGTCTTGCATCAAGTCTCAGAGTCTGTGACAgtctgagtcgtgagtgttggaATGCAGCATGCTGTTACGAAAGGGTAATTGTAGTAGCCGTGAGTTTCTTTCCGTCTGTGTCAACGTCAAGTTACCTTAACTACGTTCAGTTAGTTGACGGTAACGTATTTTTACCCTTTCAGAAAataccattcgtgattaggGTGTGCTACCAACGCGCTGCAGCCGCGCTAAGCGCGTAGACTCGCACGACGTACGACATGTTGCATCCCGCGTGACCAGGATGTACTGTATATAccaatctcgaatctctCAATCCACACAACAACGACGATAAGATAACCACCATTTGTGATTTCTGCAGACAGAGTGGACTTTGAAAAGCCAGCTGACTCGCATGCGAGATTGTCACGGATGCTGCGTCCGTGGAGGTGGGCGAGCCTGCCTGCCACCATGTTTTGGCACGTAGAGACTCGAGTTTTGGTCAtcggctcgatcgagctAGCTCGACTTTTTTGGCGAACGGTCTCGCTTGTGGTCGTGCCGCAGATATTTACGACTTGGACGACCACTGCCATGTCAAAGTGCTTGTGTGCTGATCTGACTCTTTCTCTCATCAGCTACGCTTCAACTGCAGGAGTGGTGAGTGCGACTACTGGATCATCGCAATAACAAGTCTGGAAGGTCTGAGGGTGCACGTCAATCTAATCCACCGCCCGCGTCTGGGCCGCGACAACAGGtgcagctttggctcgcTTGTCCGAGCCAATCTGGTCTGGTCATATGATGATCAACGTCAGAGAATGCCCTATAAGATGCTTTGCCTAGAGGTCGTGCACTTGAATCGTCCTTGATCCCCAATCGCACTGACCTGATCAAACACCGCAAAGACACAAACATCAGCTCTTGATTCCTTCATACGACTTCGACAATGTGGTCTCTCGGATTTCTGGTAGCCTTGCTGCCTATGATGAGCGCTGCTAGTCCTCTGCCTGCGATTGATCTCGTGGGACGCACCAACAAACAAATTATGAAGATCGACCCCAAGTGTCCGCCAGGCACCACCCCGGGCTTTGAGGTCTACACAGCGCGCTACGACGTTCCTGCCAAGGAATTCTTTGCCAAGGTCGGCTCGTTTTTCGACGAGGAATGGTATGTGAGTctcatccgtgattcgctTTCAGTCTTGTTGGTTGGCGCTTCTTGGTTTTGCTGACTGAAACTGATCATGGTCTCGACGCTTTCAATTGCAGATTGGCTTGCCACCAAATGCCACGCACGGTCGCGACAATACCAGAGGCTCGATTCGCGAGATTGACTTTGCCGGAACTATCTTGcatgagcagctcgtcaagtACATCCACAAGCCAGCactgctcgagcttgaatGGCACCTGGTCAATGGACCCATCAATGTGACTGGCGCTGTGGCCGATGACCCGCCCGACGAGAAGATCCTTTTTGGCAGCTACACCGAAGATCTGCGTGTCGAGTCCATCTGCCAAGGAAGCGCAACCTTTATCACCTTCACCGGTCGCTACTGTTTTGACAAGCCAGGCCCGGCATACAAGGTGTTTGACGTAGCGCACTCGACATCTATCGAAGCGGTGGCCAACGACCTCAACGCCACACTCATCCAGGGTAACGGCACTTGCCCCTCTTAgctttcgagctcgacaaacCACTTTGTCTTTCCCAGCTGAGACATACCATGTGTTTGACGTAGCACATACCTCGTCGATTGGGCCAGTGCCCAACCGCGAACACGCCCCGCTAATCCAAGACAACAATCGGTACTTGACTCGTAGCTCACATCCGACGTTTTGATCGCTGTTCCAACACTTTCGCTCTTAATCCTATCGCTGTTGCCCCGTATTGATCACGACGCTTCATCGAGAGTCGATCGGCGCGCCAAATAGCTACAGTCACAAAGTCGTGAGCTAACCCTTCAGAACGCCACCATTTCCGCCGGtcgtcagtcacgagtgtaagtcacgagtgtcacAGGAATCGTacatcgtgaatcacgaatttcagTCTAAATTGGGGCAAATTAAGATAAGATAACAACAGATTGACTTAGTCGTGCACGGTGAGTATACagtaagtcgtgagttgcaTGTTCATCGAAAAAGTTTCGTGAGTGACAGCGGGTTCTACCCTCGCACAACCTGTGTCGCAAAAGCTGCTGGAACAGCACGACTGGTGGGCTCTACAAGTTTGCCGATCGCTTTCGTCAAATCAGTCCAAGTGGGTCAGAGTGCAGGGTGCCTGCGGTGATGCTAGCCATCATCTTCTCAGACCGACCAAGCATGCTCACACACGCAGAACGCGAAAGAAAGGAGCCGCtggtcgtgagtgtgaatcgtgatttcagGCAACCATGAACTGGTCCAGACAGACAAAGTCAGAATGAGCATCATGCCGCGCCCGCAAACGTCAAACGCTCATCACCGAGCTGTACAGGTGAATCCTACTTGAGAAAGCCGGTGCGTCTCCATGCCGCAACAATGTTGTGCAACAACGTTGCATCGAGAGGGACCAGCATCGAATCGAGCTCTTGTTTCAGACCAAGCCTCTCGAAAACCGCGCGCAGACGGTCGGTGCTGAAGACTCTGTTGTCTTGTCCAGGATGCCTTTCTGTGTGGCCGAAACGGAACTGGAAATggccgagcagcttgatcgTTGGGTTCTTCTTGGGATCAGGGTCAGACTCGGACAAGCGACGAACCCACTCGCTCGACTCTACCACTTCAAACCCGTCTCCAAGGTTTTCTGGCCGTGCCAGTAGCTCCACAAGTTGATCAGAAGAGCAAGTAGCTGGATTCATGACGTGGAAAACACCTTCGAGTCGAGAGGGGAGGACCATGTGCGCAATCAGGAAGCCAGCGTCGTCCACAGGCTGCCAAGcgatcgactcgctcagcttcgGAAAGCAGCCAATCGTCTGAGCCGACTTGATCATCAGTGACCACGCCTCGGTCTCGTTCCAAATCCCCGATTGACGGTCACCGACCATCTGCCCGATGCGCGCTATCACAGCATCAAAGCCGCTACCCACATGATGTTGAGCATGTTGGCAGACTTTCTCGACAATCCACTTGGAGCGGCCATAGCCCATCTCGGACGCATCCGTGGCGTGCTCTGAGTATGCCTCCTCAACACGCAGAGCAGACGCCCCCATCACGGCTGCAATCGAGGACGAGTAGATGTAGCGAGGTGTTGAAGTAGCCGCACTCTGCGCAATCAGATTGATCAGATTCACCGATCCCTGAATCGCAGGACGAAAGGATTGGACCGACATGTTGAAGTTGACGGGCCAAGCATTGTCGATCACACACGTTGCTTTGTTAAAGACAAGCTTCCACGAGACAGCATCCAGACCGAGCTTGGGCTTGACAAGGTCCGCTGCCAAGCACAAGATTTCAGTGTGCGTCAAAGAGGCAAGGTGATCCAGGTTTGCCAGGCCGCGCGTCAGCAAGGATTCGTCAGTCCTCTTTCGCGCATCGTCGTTATTCTTGGCACGGTTCAGGCAAATGATGGTCTCGACATCACTGATGAGCGCGAGCTGATGCACAAGGTGAGCACCCAGCGAGCCAGTCGACCCGGTCAGCACCACCGTATGCTTGGCGATTCCACCTTGGGCCACGCCTTGGCTAAGTTGAGGATTGCGCCTCTGGATTTGACCCTTGTATTGCTCGAGCATTGCAAGGATGGTATCGTGTTCCCCGCGCTCCACGACGGCTTTACCGTTGGCGTTAGTGCAAGTATGCTTGTACAAGTATCCGGAAAGCTCTTCGACAGTTGGGCAGTCAAAGATCAGATTGCTAGGCAAAGCGGAAGCCATTTCAACGCGTTTCTGGAGCAGATTACGGATGCGCGTCGCCTGCAGCGAGTCAATACCAAGCTGGATAAAGTCGGTGTGTCTCAGCTCTGAATGCAGCTCAGAGGCGGGCCGACCCGTCACCTCGGAAATGATCTGTGCGACGACCTCGACGCTTGCGTCTTTGCTGAGCAAGGTGAGCTTGGgcgcatcgtcggcatTGCTCGTCCCAGCCTCGTAGGCTGTATACACGTCGTCGATTTCACGCTCAAAGGCTTTGTTCACCTTTGCGCGAATCAGCGAGCCTTTATCCGCAGAGGCAAATTGCGTGTTTGCCGGCAGCACCTTGACGAGTTCCGGGATGATCTGTGAATGCGAAGGTGCTTCCTTGTTGGCAGCTTCCACTGCGGTCcagacgagcttgctgatTTGGTGAGCGATTGGTTCCTGACAAGTTGCTTTGGATTTGGCTGTGTGGACTGCCTCATCCGAGGGAACGATCAACACCCCTGGCTGTGAACGACCTGCACCAAAGACCAGACATTCGGCCACGTAAGGCGATGCTCGAATGGCGAGTTCCATGGGAACCGGATTTGTCTTTTCGCCGTTGTAGTGAACCAGCGTATCATCTGCGCGTCCAACATACTTGTATGCATCCGCAATGGTCGGGTGCGGCACGAACAGATCTCGGGTGGCATACGATCCGTCTGGACGATTAGTTTCCAGAAGGCAGGGCCATCCAGCACCTACGATCAGCTCGAAAGGTCCCGAAGCATCCACTCCGCGGTTTTCGAGCCTCATAAACCGACGAAACGCTCGAGTAGGTCGCATGTACTCCCAGTGCTTGTCGTTGGCAAAGTCTCGGCCGCTAGACATGAGACCGCCTGTCTCGGTGGAGCCGAACAAGGTCATCAGTCGAACATTGTGTCCAGCAACAAGCTTGTCGCCGACCTCGCTAGGGACCGCCGAGCCTGCCGAGTAGACCAGCTTGGCTCTTTCCAGCGCACACAGACCTGCCTCGGTTTCTGAGAGAAGCTTGATGACGTACGGAACAAGAGACAGTTTGTCTGGATTGCTTGCTTGAATTGCTGCAACGAGTAGATCAGCAGAAAGTCGAGCATTGTATAGGAAGAGCTTTGTTCCGTCTTTGACCGCGATCCAAAGCGTGGAGAAGCCGTAAGCGTGGAAGAGTGGTAGCGTGGTGAATGTGGACTTTGTGAAATCTTGGGAACAGGACCAGGTTCTGTATGTAGTTTTGGTGACTGGAAAATAGTACGAGACAAGGCAAAAGGGTTGTGTGACGAGGCTGGACGTCAGTCGGTATTCAGACGTTGAACATGTAGAGGAAAGAACGGAAAGCGGCCGTATGGAGCGCATACGTACGTGAACATGTTGGGCTTGGGGAAGCCTGTAGATCCACTTGAATGGATGCAGAAAGCGGCCTCGGTGCTCTCTTGTTCATAGCTTAGAGCCGAGGTGTAGTTATCCGAGTGCATTGTACCAGCAAGTGCCAGTTTGGCAGCTTGAGAGGCGGTAGTCCAGCGGAGCAGTCGAACCGACGCAAGACCTTGGTTTACGAGCAGATGCTTCAGagcgtcagcagcatccgcCTTGTCGGAGCTGTACAGAACGGTTTGCACTGcggtgagcttgacgagatgagcgagagcagctgtCGAGTTGTTGGTGGACAAGAACACGACAGAGTGTCCGAGGCGTGAGAGCGCAAGAAAGTTGACAATATAGTCGAAGCCGCTGGGTGCCAAGAGAGCGACAGTACGGATTGTCTGAGCTTGGCGTCTGGGAGGCAGGTCGGCGGCGTACGATGCAGCCACCTCGTTGGCCAGATCATCCACTTGACCGAACGTGTACTCGTCGAACATAAAAGCCGACGCATTCTCGTCAAAGCCTGATCTGGGAATGCAGAGGAACACTCTGTCGGCCATCGTCTTGACCCTGTCGGCAAACAAGGCGTTGAGAGACGGCCAAGCCAGTGGttcgctcgtcgacaccgGGTCGAGGTCCATGGTCATCTTGCCAGCCGAATGGTAGTCGGACTTGAATGAGCTAAGCTTGGATGCGGCGGTCAAAGTTGAGTCGATATGTCTTGATTTTGCGAGAAGCAGATTGATGGATCATGGAGAACTAGCTGGCAGTGTCGGAGTTTCATTGCACCCTTTTATGCTTCTTGAAATATCGGCGTGCTGTGGTACAGAACAACATTCGTGTTTCaggagtcacgagtgcttGTCCAGCGTAAGGATTCGCTTTACAGCA harbors:
- a CDS encoding uncharacterized protein (related to Alcohol dehydrogenase class III chi chain), which produces MAQQLDAKALIVDEACGPFKLVDLKLDLGNLKPDEVIVRYHHTGVCHTDIHSRSHATPQLLPAIYGHEGAGVVEHLSPSYSGALKVGDSVLASFCSCGGCNNCQSSRPAYCDIFVPMNLAGFTKDMQQARVAYTAQDGSKGEALIKYFGQSSFSSRMILTKVSSNVPTKLVCALACGFQTGFATVFEKAPSDQPRSFELFESVGVPVPASARSSSRYERSKQTLLVTGMGGVGLGAIFGGKTLGFGSIIACDLNDSRLELAKEIGATHAINVKGLDTAAFAAKVKECSADSRGASLAIEASGSPIAMRNVIMALAVGGRSVVVGAPPPEAPLPVPHAHILAQASSVEGLLMGNSMPQVTLPFLVSKLEAGELAFLQKMVAVYKPDEMNQAVADQESGKVIKPVIEWI
- a CDS encoding putative choline permease gives rise to the protein MSDISVNKPPEPKHSTEVVSYDGHVNKAHSETLIRQFGLLPLLGVGLLGAGYWAGQIVTMTTVLGVGGPPGLFWGTFLCAFCILCIAVSLAELASAYPTSGGVLDWAYEGSSKSSRKFIAWTTAWLNTFAWIVTATTWASLVAQQVLALAVLYHPDYVIKQWHTWLVLQFVLIVGLLINVFAVKIMPALDKIGLYTFFLGCFVLSITVAASAPTHQSAKFVFVDIINTTGWSSNGLVWCLGQIATSGAFILIDSPSHLSEETIEPEKNVPKAMVYSVLIGTVTGLFVTLCFMFSIVDIDGVLGSATGVPYIQIIRNATRSNGATVVLSLFMIILSMYGAVTSVTVASRVAWAFARDGGLLLPKTFSKMSSSLHVPVQSLILCTFVSSCIGVIYLGSITAFNSFLSALTILFFACYAMVIGGFMFNKRHIEKRGPYHLASTLGWTVNSIALIYMLVFGILFCFPSVYPPTAATMNWSSVILAGVVLLSSVGYITWGKQSYAGPSGAVLAERIGQSSAIVA
- a CDS encoding uncharacterized protein (related to LYS2 alpha aminoadipate reductase), with translation MTMDLDPVSTSEPLAWPSLNALFADRVKTMADRVFLCIPRSGFDENASAFMFDEYTFGQVDDLANEVAASYAADLPPRRQAQTIRTVALLAPSGFDYIVNFLALSRLGHSVVFLSTNNSTAALAHLVKLTAVQTVLYSSDKADAADALKHLLVNQGLASVRLLRWTTASQAAKLALAGTMHSDNYTSALSYEQESTEAAFCIHSSGSTGFPKPNMFTTWSCSQDFTKSTFTTLPLFHAYGFSTLWIAVKDGTKLFLYNARLSADLLVAAIQASNPDKLSLVPYVIKLLSETEAGLCALERAKLVYSAGSAVPSEVGDKLVAGHNVRLMTLFGSTETGGLMSSGRDFANDKHWEYMRPTRAFRRFMRLENRGVDASGPFELIVGAGWPCLLETNRPDGSYATRDLFVPHPTIADAYKYVGRADDTLVHYNGEKTNPVPMELAIRASPYVAECLVFGAGRSQPGVLIVPSDEAVHTAKSKATCQEPIAHQISKLVWTAVEAANKEAPSHSQIIPELVKVLPANTQFASADKGSLIRAKVNKAFEREIDDVYTAYEAGTSNADDAPKLTLLSKDASVEVVAQIISEVTGRPASELHSELRHTDFIQLGIDSLQATRIRNLLQKRVEMASALPSNLIFDCPTVEELSGYLYKHTCTNANGKAVVERGEHDTILAMLEQYKGQIQRRNPQLSQGVAQGGIAKHTVVLTGSTGSLGAHLVHQLALISDVETIICLNRAKNNDDARKRTDESLLTRGLANLDHLASLTHTEILCLAADLVKPKLGLDAVSWKLVFNKATCVIDNAWPVNFNMSVQSFRPAIQGSVNLINLIAQSAATSTPRYIYSSSIAAVMGASALRVEEAYSEHATDASEMGYGRSKWIVEKVCQHAQHHVGSGFDAVIARIGQMVGDRQSGIWNETEAWSLMIKSAQTIGCFPKLSESIAWQPVDDAGFLIAHMVLPSRLEGVFHVMNPATCSSDQLVELLARPENLGDGFEVVESSEWVRRLSESDPDPKKNPTIKLLGHFQFRFGHTERHPGQDNRVFSTDRLRAVFERLGLKQELDSMLVPLDATLLHNIVAAWRRTGFLK